TCACCCAAATCATAACCAACTGACTTGGCATAATCTAAATACTCATTTACCACCGCTTCACTCGGATGCGCTGAACGTGACAATACCCATAGATATTTACGCTTTGGCTCACCGACCAATACAGTTTGATAATCATCATCGATTTTTAGCACCCAATAATCACCACGACCGACCGGTAACCAACGGATGGCACTCGGTAAGAAGCTCACTTTAAGTTTTGAGTTAAACGGCGCATTTTGCACATACGCTTCACCAATCGACTGATTTAATTTACCGTCTTTGGAATAGCATTTATTGTCGACATTAACATTGCCGTTTTCATTTAAGGTATAGGTCGCCGTCACATCACGATCACACTTGTTTTGAAAATACAGCGGTTTACGGGCAACCTCATACCAAACCCCTAAATATCGATCAAGCTCAACCTTGTCGACTGTTTTGAGGGGTTGATTTTGAGCATACGCAACTGTTGCCATACCCAAACCCATCAGTAGTGCCCCACCCACTGCAATTTTACCGATTTTATAGCCTGCTTTAGGAAGATTTTTCATTGTCATGCTCAACCTGTTCGTCAAATTAATATTGAAATTATGATTTAAATTTGATGTTTCAATTCTAAAATAACGTTTAACAAAGCACTTCACTGTAGCGTTATGTAATGATTTTGAAGCATTTTATAGCTTAAGCTATTCTTCAAAACCACCACATCATGAGCCTTTCTACTGAATCAATTGTGCTTTTAAGCGTACAATTTCATCACGGAAACGCGCGGCTTGTTCGAATTGCAATTCTTTCGAGGCCTTAAGCATTTCTTTTTCGAGCTTGGCCAACTGTTTCGCTAAAAGTTTTGGATCAGACAAGATATGTCGCTCATCCGCACTTAGGGCACGAGCCTGATCCGAGACTTTTTCTTCGATTTGATCATCATCTAGCACCTCACCATCATCAATCTCTTTGATATTTTGACGAATGGTTGAACGTGGCGTAATACCATGTTCTAAGTTGAATTGAATCTGCTTGGCACGACGGCGATCTGTTTCATCAATGGCTTTTTGCATAGAATCCGTAATGCGATCAGCATATAAAATTGCTTTACCTTTCACATTACGGGCTGCACGACCAATGGTTTGAATCAGAGAACGCTCTGAACGCAAGAAGCCCTCTTTGTCGGCATCTAAAATCGCTACCAAAGATACTTCAGGCATATCTAAACCTTCTCGGAGTAAATTAATCCCCACCAGTGCATCGTAAACCCCTGAACGAAGTTCGTGAATGATCTTCACCCGTTCCACGGTATCGATATCTGAATGCAGATAAGCCACTTTGATGCCATATTCTTTCAAATATGAGGTCAAATCTTCTGCCATTCGTTTGGTTAGTGTCGTGATCAACACACGTTCATTGCTCGATTTACGTAAATTAATCTCAGAGAGCACATCATCAACTTGGGTCAGCACCGGACGAATCTCAATTTCAGGATCAATCAAACCGGTTGGACGCACCACTTGCTCTGCGACTTGTTGTGATTTTTCCAGTTCATATTTGGCAGGTGTTGCACTGACGTAAATCGTGGTCGGGATGATGCGTTCCCATTCCTCAAATTTCATTGGTCGGTTGTCTAATGCACTCGGCAAACGGAACCCATAATTGACCAAATTTTCTTTACGTGAGCGGTCACCTTTATACATCGCACCAATTTGCGGTACCGACACATGCGATTCATCGATAATCAACAAAGCATCTTCAGGAATATAATCAAACAAAGTCGGCGGCGCTTCACCTGAAGGACGACCCGATAAATGGCGTGAGTAGTTTTCAATGCCGTTGGTATAGCCCAACTGTTGCATCATTTCCAAGTCATATCGTGTGCGCTGTTCAATACGCTGTGCTTCAAGCAATTTATCTTCGGCTCTAAAATAAGCCAAACGTTCTTTAAGTTCTTCACGAATGGTGCCAATCGCACGTTGTAAATTGTCTTTTGGCGTTACATAGTGGCTCTTTGGGTAAATGGTAATACGTGGCACTTTACGCACCATTTTTCCGGTTAGCGGATCAAACCATTTGATTGAATCGACTTCGTCATCAAACAATTCAATACGAATGGCATTCTGATCGGATTCCGCAGGAAAAATATCTAAAATTTCACCTCGAATCCGATAAGTACCGCGTAAAAACTCCAGTTCATTACGGGTATATTGCATTTCCACCAAACGGTGAATCAGTTCATCACGACTGACGCGATCACCCTGCACGATATGCAACAGCATACTCATATAGGCATTTGGATCACCCAAACCGTAAATGGCAGACACCGAAGCCACAATGATGGCATCTTTCCGCTCTAACAATGCGCGCGTCGCTGAAAGACGCATCTGATCAATGTGATCATTGATAGCCGAATCTTTTTCAATGAAGGTATCTGAAGACGGCACATAGGCTTCAGGTTGGTAATAATCATAATAACTGACGAAGTATTCCACGGCATTGTTGGGAAAGAAGGCTTTGAATTCGCCATAGAGTTGCGCCGCCAAAGTTTTATTGTGCGCCATGACAATGGTCGGACGTTGTAATTGCGAAATGACATTGGCCATGGTATAGGTTTTACCTGAACCCGTTACCCCCAACAGCAATTGATCGTGATAGCCCTTACGTACACCGGATACTAATTTTTCTATGGCCTGAGGCTGATCTCCAGCAGGCTGATAATTGGTCACCAGTTCAAATGGACGGCTTTCATTCACAATAGTGCTCTCTCAATGATGTTCAATTAGATGCTGAATTGAGTGTAACAGATGCCAAGGTTGGACTGGCCAAGCAACAGGCTTAAATCAATCCGTTTGGAATGCTTCAATAATGGGGTTGCTTTGTTTTTAATCAACCCAGTTTTACCCCTAGAATACTGAATAAATTGTATTCCCATAAATTAATCGCATAATTGTGTTCATTTTGCTTGACCCTCAGCCCGTTCAATTGCAACATGAATCAAAGCCTGATGATGTGTGAACGCTTATGACTTACCAATATCATGATGAAACAATTGTAAAGCAGTTAGCTGAAGATACGGTGTTCGTATTCGGCAGCAATATGGCAGGAACACATGCAGGTGGTGCAGCCAAAACTGCGCTGTTACATTTTGGCGCGATGAAAGGTGCAGGGCGCGGTTGGTCAGGTCAGAGTTATGCGATTCCGACCATGAATGAGCATTTACAGCAAATGCCATTGTCACAAATTCAGCACTATATTGAAGACTTTAAAATCTATACCAAAAATCACCCAAAACTAAAGTATTTCATTACTTCAATCGGTTGTGGCGTGGCGGGCTACAAAGTCGAAGAAATTGCGCCGATGTTTAAAGGCATTTCAAAAAATGTGATTTTTCCGATCTCATTCCGCCCTTTTGTGGAAAAAACCTTACCCAAACTGAATCAACATTTTTTACAGTCGCTGTATCAAGAGGATGTCATATTAAATGATGATGCTGAAGCCAAAATTCAAACACTTGAACTGACGGATGCCGAAAAGAGTCTAGCCACGATTATTTTAAATACCCCGATGTATCCTGAAGACAGCAATGGGCGTGATCGTCAGTTTGAAATCCAAGATATTCTGCATAGTTTGAATGCTAAAATTTTCAAGCTTTCCATCCAAGACGATAGTGATTTGGTCTTTGGCGGTGCCATTTTAGCTTTACTTGAGCTGTATCATTTAAACGAGAAAGATTTTGTGGATATTTGGACTGGAGCACGTGTGGTTGCGCCTCCTCGTCCTGCGCATCAGGCTAAAAAATAAAATACACCACGGTTATTGATTATTATTTTGAATTGATTGAATTTTGTGCCACACTTGCTTAACGGGATAGCTTTGATAAAAACCAATAAAACTTAAATTAAATATAGAGGGAAAGCGATGGAGCATGCGGATTTAACGTATTTCGATTTGTCTCCGATCTCTATGTGGTTACAAGATTTTAGTGGCGTGAAGAAAATATTTAACCGTTGGAAAGCTGAAGGGATTCAAGACCTCGAGGCTTTTTTAATGCAGGACACGCAACGGCTGTTCGAATGTCTAGAAACCATTCATACCCTACATGTCAATAAAAGCACCCTTCGACTGTATGAAGCCCAAGATTTGGATGAAATCTTGGCGCATTTCATTGCTTTTTTAACCCCAGAAGTGACTGAATTTCAAATCAAGTTTTTCTGTGCCTTATGGAATGGCAATGCGCATTGTGCGATTCCGGTGGTGAATTACACCTGTAAAGGCAAACAAATCGACATTCAACTCAGTGCGACCATTGTTCCGGGTTATGAAGAGAGCTGGGAAATGCTGATGTTGACCACTGAGGAAATCTCCGCCTACCAACAAGCTCGGCGCTTTGCTGAATCAGTTTTTTTACACTCGCCGACTGCCCTTTGGGTCAAAGACTATAGCCTGATCAAAGCGCGTTTTGATCAACTTAGAACTGACGGCATTCAGCATCTTGATGCCTATATTGAACAGCATCCTGAATTTTTAAGACAGAGTTTTGAGCTGATTCAATCTAAGCAAATCAATCAAGCGTTTCAGACATTATTTAAAATTGATGATCAGCAAGATTCACTGCAGCAACTCAATCAACTGTTTACGCAAAACAATGATCAATATCTGTATCACCAACTGATGCATTTATGGAATGGACAGCATCATTTGCAACGCGAATATGAATACACCCTGCCCAATGGCGCTAAGATCTTCGTGTTAGAACAACTCAATATATTTCCCGATGCTCAGGACAGCTGGCGCACCATTCAAGTGTCTTTCACCGATTTAACCGAGCGTAAGTTGCTTGAGGACCATTTACATTATCTCAGCCAATATGACCAGCTGACCCAATTGCACAATCGCACCTTTTTTAATGAAGAAATACAACGCTTACAACAGCAACAAATTTACCCAATTGCTTGCATCTATATGGATTTAAACGGCTTAAAAGTGATTAATGATGTGCAAGGACATCATCATGGTGACCTGATGTTAAAACGCTTTGGCAATATTTTGATTGATGCCACACAAAACAAAGCTTGTAGTGTCTCGCGTATTGGTGGGGATGAGTTTGTCGTGTTGATGCCGAAAGCCAATTTAGCTCAAGCTGAAGCACTGATGCAAGAGATTGAACATCGTATTTTAGTTGAGAATCATCACAATGCAGGACTGAGTGTCGCGATGGGGATTGCCTATAGCGAACAGTTTGATCACTTAGAAAGTTTAATTAAACTCGCGGATCAAAATATGTACCAAAGCAAACGTAAACATTATCAAATGATGCAACAATAATCTGTAAAAAATCTGTCGATTGTTTTATTTGCTGTGAAGCCAATTATTAAAAGACTATTTATAAAAAATTCACAATCCTTTTTTATTCTAAAATCGTTTAGAAATAAATGGTTAAAATTAAAACGTTTAAAATGACAATCAAAAAAATTATTTCATTGATTTAAATCACACTTTTAATAATTAGTGTAAAATAAATATCATTTTTAAAAATAAACGTATTTGCTATCACGTTGTTTCTAGTGATATATTTGAGCTTATAAACACATAAAAACAGTAGGAATAAGAAAATGGAGATATTAGATTCATCAATATTTGATTTATCTCCCATCCCAATGTGGTTAGAAGATTATAGCGATGTAAAAAAACAATTAGAAAATTGGAAGGCGCAAGGGGTTGAAAATCTTAAGGCCTATCTGGAAGAAGATATTACGCGTGTTACTCAATGTGCACACCAAATCAAAATCTTAAAAGTTAATCATAAAACCTTAGAATTATTTGAAGCACAAAGTTTAAAACACCTGACTCAAAATCTAAATGCAATCTTTCAACAAGAAATGTTTGAATCGCATATTTTAGAATTGGTGCAATTGTGGGATGGGCAAACCGAATTTAACAGCACTGCGACCAATTACACCCTGTCAGGCAAACGTCTCGATATTAAACTGCGTGCCGTGATTCTGCCAGGTTATGAAGATTCATGGGAAAGAGTTTTACTGACCACTGAAGACATTAGCGATTATCTCAACGCCAGTCGTTTAGAACAAAAAAATCGTCAATTGGCGGAAGCACGTTTTAATTATTCACCAACCTCACTGTGGGTGGAAGATTTTAGCCGTGTAAAATATCGCATGGATCATTTGAAAAAAATTGGCATAGATGATTTCGGGACTTTCTTGGACGTGCATCAAGATTTCGTACACCAATGCGTGGAAGATATTATTCTCCTTGACGTCAACCAAGCGACTTTAGATTTATTTAAAGCACCTGATAAAGATACCCTGTTTAAAAGTTTAGATAAGATTTTTACCAAGGACATGCATGTCACATTCAAAGAGCAATTAATTGAATTGTGGAATGGCAATATTCACCATAGTCGTGAAGCGATTAATTACGCACTCGATGGCTCAATTCGCAATGTGTTATTGCAATTCACGGTTTTCCCCGGCTATGAAGATGATTGGAGCATGGTACAACTGGCACTCACTGATATCACGGCACGAAAAAAAGCCGAAAGTTATCTTGAGTATCTAGGTAAACATGACGTCCTAACCAAACTTTATAACCGATCGTTCTTTACTGAAGAATTACATCGTTTAGAACGTGGCATCGTGCGTCCTGTTTCAGCGATTTTTATCGACATGAATGGGATTAAAGAAATCAATGATAACTTTGGTCATGATGCTGGCGATGATGTACTGCGCCGTATGGGTAATATTTTAAATCGTACGGTACACAATACCAATTTCACCGCTTCACGGATTGGTGGGGATGAGTTTGTGGTGTTGATGCAAGGTGCGACACCGACCACAGTTCAATCAACCTTAATGACCATTCAAGAATTGATGAATATTGACAATCAATATTACTCAACCCATCAACTGAGTATATCCATGGGTTATGCCTCTACCTTTGAAAATGAATCCATTGATGAAATGTTAAAACGTGCCGATCAGGCAATGTATCAGCAAAAAAATGATTTTTACGCTTATATGCGAGAGCAAGCCAAAGCAGACAATG
The sequence above is drawn from the Acinetobacter lanii genome and encodes:
- a CDS encoding sensor domain-containing diguanylate cyclase; its protein translation is MEILDSSIFDLSPIPMWLEDYSDVKKQLENWKAQGVENLKAYLEEDITRVTQCAHQIKILKVNHKTLELFEAQSLKHLTQNLNAIFQQEMFESHILELVQLWDGQTEFNSTATNYTLSGKRLDIKLRAVILPGYEDSWERVLLTTEDISDYLNASRLEQKNRQLAEARFNYSPTSLWVEDFSRVKYRMDHLKKIGIDDFGTFLDVHQDFVHQCVEDIILLDVNQATLDLFKAPDKDTLFKSLDKIFTKDMHVTFKEQLIELWNGNIHHSREAINYALDGSIRNVLLQFTVFPGYEDDWSMVQLALTDITARKKAESYLEYLGKHDVLTKLYNRSFFTEELHRLERGIVRPVSAIFIDMNGIKEINDNFGHDAGDDVLRRMGNILNRTVHNTNFTASRIGGDEFVVLMQGATPTTVQSTLMTIQELMNIDNQYYSTHQLSISMGYASTFENESIDEMLKRADQAMYQQKNDFYAYMREQAKADNAELRRNRAI
- a CDS encoding A1S_2505 family phage non-structural protein; translation: MTYQYHDETIVKQLAEDTVFVFGSNMAGTHAGGAAKTALLHFGAMKGAGRGWSGQSYAIPTMNEHLQQMPLSQIQHYIEDFKIYTKNHPKLKYFITSIGCGVAGYKVEEIAPMFKGISKNVIFPISFRPFVEKTLPKLNQHFLQSLYQEDVILNDDAEAKIQTLELTDAEKSLATIILNTPMYPEDSNGRDRQFEIQDILHSLNAKIFKLSIQDDSDLVFGGAILALLELYHLNEKDFVDIWTGARVVAPPRPAHQAKK
- a CDS encoding GGDEF domain-containing protein, whose product is MEHADLTYFDLSPISMWLQDFSGVKKIFNRWKAEGIQDLEAFLMQDTQRLFECLETIHTLHVNKSTLRLYEAQDLDEILAHFIAFLTPEVTEFQIKFFCALWNGNAHCAIPVVNYTCKGKQIDIQLSATIVPGYEESWEMLMLTTEEISAYQQARRFAESVFLHSPTALWVKDYSLIKARFDQLRTDGIQHLDAYIEQHPEFLRQSFELIQSKQINQAFQTLFKIDDQQDSLQQLNQLFTQNNDQYLYHQLMHLWNGQHHLQREYEYTLPNGAKIFVLEQLNIFPDAQDSWRTIQVSFTDLTERKLLEDHLHYLSQYDQLTQLHNRTFFNEEIQRLQQQQIYPIACIYMDLNGLKVINDVQGHHHGDLMLKRFGNILIDATQNKACSVSRIGGDEFVVLMPKANLAQAEALMQEIEHRILVENHHNAGLSVAMGIAYSEQFDHLESLIKLADQNMYQSKRKHYQMMQQ
- the uvrB gene encoding excinuclease ABC subunit UvrB — translated: MNESRPFELVTNYQPAGDQPQAIEKLVSGVRKGYHDQLLLGVTGSGKTYTMANVISQLQRPTIVMAHNKTLAAQLYGEFKAFFPNNAVEYFVSYYDYYQPEAYVPSSDTFIEKDSAINDHIDQMRLSATRALLERKDAIIVASVSAIYGLGDPNAYMSMLLHIVQGDRVSRDELIHRLVEMQYTRNELEFLRGTYRIRGEILDIFPAESDQNAIRIELFDDEVDSIKWFDPLTGKMVRKVPRITIYPKSHYVTPKDNLQRAIGTIREELKERLAYFRAEDKLLEAQRIEQRTRYDLEMMQQLGYTNGIENYSRHLSGRPSGEAPPTLFDYIPEDALLIIDESHVSVPQIGAMYKGDRSRKENLVNYGFRLPSALDNRPMKFEEWERIIPTTIYVSATPAKYELEKSQQVAEQVVRPTGLIDPEIEIRPVLTQVDDVLSEINLRKSSNERVLITTLTKRMAEDLTSYLKEYGIKVAYLHSDIDTVERVKIIHELRSGVYDALVGINLLREGLDMPEVSLVAILDADKEGFLRSERSLIQTIGRAARNVKGKAILYADRITDSMQKAIDETDRRRAKQIQFNLEHGITPRSTIRQNIKEIDDGEVLDDDQIEEKVSDQARALSADERHILSDPKLLAKQLAKLEKEMLKASKELQFEQAARFRDEIVRLKAQLIQ
- a CDS encoding lipocalin family protein, with product MTMKNLPKAGYKIGKIAVGGALLMGLGMATVAYAQNQPLKTVDKVELDRYLGVWYEVARKPLYFQNKCDRDVTATYTLNENGNVNVDNKCYSKDGKLNQSIGEAYVQNAPFNSKLKVSFLPSAIRWLPVGRGDYWVLKIDDDYQTVLVGEPKRKYLWVLSRSAHPSEAVVNEYLDYAKSVGYDLGDLIKTQQTAK